The Apium graveolens cultivar Ventura unplaced genomic scaffold, ASM990537v1 ctg2287, whole genome shotgun sequence sequence TCCTGACACTCTGACACCTCTTTTCTTGGAAACAACATCTATTTAAACACCCACCTCcgtaaatatattatatttatatgtgAATGCAACTTAATGAACGGAACACACTCCATTCATCTCCGTCACACTAGTGCAAACACATGCACTCTCCTCAACCAAGGAGGAGACACAAACACAATGAAGAAGATTAATGTTACTACCAACGTTGTTAATACGTCACGTGTGGGTAACTTTTTCAGAAACGCGTCGTTCATGAAGTGGGGAACTGAAGACTTGTTGTCTCTGTTAAAGTACCATCCATTACCATGTGTGCTCGCTTTGTGTCTGTTCTTTTTTATGGGCGTGGAGTACACGCTCCGGATGATTCCTTATTCTTCGCCGCCGTTTGATTTGGGGTTCGTCGTTACTGTTCCTTTTCATCGTTTTCTTGCTCACTCGCCTGTTCTTAATAACATCCTTGCTGGCCTTAATACGGTATGTTTGAGTATTGTTACTATATTTGCACACACATATTTGTGCCTGTGTGTGTTTTTATGGCTTTGTATCTGTGTTATATCCAAGTTCAGCGATTGTTGACATTTGTCAGTGAAACTGAAAACTTTTTGTTACACAAAACTAGTAttacagatttcggaaatcggaaCTATTCGGTTTAGGTATCGATTTACGATTTATCAGAAATCGGTCAAATCGGATAAATATTTTTAAggatttatcggcgatttttaaaaaatcggtcGATTTCTATAATAGAGCACAAAACCATGAAATCAAAATTTTAAGGGTGATAATTTATTTTTGTGCGGAAAAATAGTTACCGTCATCGTTTTTTTGTGGTAAAACTATCTAAATAAATTTTTCGCGGACAGATGATTAGTGTTATGGCTTAGGCACAAGACCTTTATATGTTTATTCTTTTGATTGTATACTGACAAACATTTAAGGTGATTGTACTTATGCAAAGGTTGAATTGACAACTCTGTTTTTGTGACAACAAAAATTGGggattttgttttatttaatgaTGATAACTGATGCTTAATTGGATTTTTATGTTTCAGGTGTTTTAATTTGTTGAAATGTTTATTTTTTTTCAGGTGTTTGTATTTATGCAAACTAGTTATATATTATGGACATGGTTAGTTGAAGGGAGACCAAGGGCCACCATAGCAACACTCTTCATGTTCACTTTCAGGGGAATTCTTGGCTATTCTACTCAGCTCCCACTTCCTCAGGTCACAATTATACTTGTGCTTATTATTTTCGAAATTTACATTTATCTTGTCCTTTTACAGTACTGTCGTATGCAGTTTAACCGCGTTATTAGGCCTATTGGTTTTGAAGTAATTTACTACTACTCAGTTAAAAATATTGTTTTTTGTAGCGATGCACACTATTTTAATCTTTCCCTGTCTAATGATGCATAGGGGTTTTGTATTTAAGTGTTCTAATTTGCATCAGCCACCGCAGATTATATATAATAAGCGAAAGTAGTTGAATGTTGATGTTATTTTGTGATGCAGACTGTATTTTATTGGACAAGACAAATGTTGTAAAGATTGTCTTTATAGGCACCGATATCTTGAGATTGATGTTATTTTGAGTTTGTCTTTATAAaacatgacaaagatttttaaaTAGTGTGCCACATAGTTGTTGATAATGTAGCAAGTTGGATGAATAACTTAGTCCTGCTTTGACATAACAAAGAAGTTGAGTTGTTGTGGACAGAGAACAAGTTACATATCAATCTGTCTGCTCACTTCATTTTGATTCCAGGTTTTCTGTTTTTTTGCATGCCCTGGCAATTTTATTTTACAATTTTATAGTTTTACAAGAAATGGTTGAGGATTAAGAAAGACGTAAAAGGTGCAAATTTGGATGGTAGTTGGGGTACCTTACTCCGGTTTGTTCTCCTAATTTGTTTGATATGCATGAGAGTTGTTTACAGATATGAGGAtgtgatgttgaatcttgtaaTATTTGATTAGAAAGTATTCTATTTAGTGCTTCCGTCTGATGTAACTTCCTCGGAACACATTACAGGATTTTCTTGGTTCTGGTGCTGATTTTCCAGTTGGGAATGTTTCGTTCTTCCTATTTTATTCGGGCCATGTTGCTGCTTCTGTTATCGCTTCACTGGATATGAGGCGGATGCAGAGGTGGGAATCGGCATGGGCATTTGACGCGTTGAATGTCTTACAGTTTGTGCGATTGTTAAGCACAAGAGGGCACTACACAATTGACTTGGTTGTTGGAGTCGGTGCTGGAATGCTGTTTGATACGATCGCTGCAAACTATTTAGAGAGTAAAAAACTAAAATCACATTCGTTCAGTGCAGCAAAATAACGATCCTTACTTTCTCAGAGAAGGATATTTGATTATATGAACTCTCTATTCTTATTAGTTTGTTGAACCGTAGCATTCCCATAGAAAGGTCTTTTGTTTCGGTTCTTTGATCGTTGCTTGCATCAAACGGTATACCGCTATGGATTCAGCTACTGCTTCTGTTTGTGTTTTATATGTAGGTAATTATCAACATGATCAGTCTCCCTATTGATTAAATGCTAGCATACTACCCATTTGTGTTATTGCTTAGTTCAGAAGATCTTTCAGATAAGTAGGGGTAAACAATTATATGTAAATTATAGTGTGTAGAAAGTATCTACTGAGAGTGGTTTTATGGAAGTACATTAGATTTGTTATCTTGAATTGTTGTGTTCTATCTATGTTTTCGATGAACTTGACATTGTACCATTTCACTTGCGGCGACTTCAAAGAAAGCCTTGTCCTAGGACTTTATCTTATCTCACCATTACTAGCTTCGACTTCAAAGAAAGCCTTGTTCTAGGACTTTTTCTTATCTCACCATTACTAGCTCCGACTTCAAAGAAAGCCTTGTTCTAGGACTTTTTCTTATCTCACCGGTACTAGTTTCGACTTCAAAGAAAGCCTTGTTCAGGGATATCCGTCACGAAATGGCGAAATAAGATAAAGTCAAGTCTGATGTTTACTTTTATTTCCGTTGGGTTGATCAACTGCTGTTTAGGCCCGTCAATGGATCGTGTTTGGATCTGATCTATCGAAATTCATATCCATTTATTTTTTCGGATTCATGAAGTTTGGGTTCACAACCAGTATGTTTGCAGCTAGTTAGTTGGCCTAAAGTAAGCAAGAAATTATAAACACAAGAATCAGATGCGTGTTTGTTAGAAAACCCTCTATTATAGAAAGTAGTTAGGGTAGGATAGAAATGGATGTGGTGTGAAAATATTAAATTGAGCTACTCAAGTGTTTACTAGTTAAAGGAAAACATACTAGGTAAGAAAAAAGAATTAGAATTTAGATGAACAACTTAATTATAGAAACATATTAATTTTGTTTAGAACTTAAAAAAGATGCTGCAGTTAAGAATATCTACTTGGAGCTTGATTTGGAAACATAACAGTGACCACCCGTGTCTAATCCGAGCTTTTTCGAAAATCGGATCAAGTCCCAATTTTGAGTCTGAAATAAGCTGAAATTTATTGGCCCATATGCAGCCAACTTGGATAAACAACAGGTCCAAGTCCTAGTACATGCTCCCTCcatccctttcaattgtttataatttttagatagtatccgacacgcattttaaaaTGCATAtaagtatagttctgtaatttttttttacaattttatttttctgaataaaaattaaaacattcaatttttattcagaaaaagaaaattgtaaaaataagttacataattatattttttatgcaccttaaaatacgtgctgacacttcctcagaaatgtaaacaattggaagagactattggaagggactgagggagtataaTAGTAATATTTTGTCTTATAAACTGAACTAAAGTCTCAAATCCTCTGTTATagaaatcggccgatttttcaaaaatcgccgataaatcgttcaaaaatatttgtccgattttaccgatttccgataaatcaccgataatcatccgattttttaaaaTCGTCCGATAAATCACAAATCGGTACTTCAACCGAATAATTCCGATTTCCAAAATCCGTAACACTGCTCAAATCCGGTGGGACTAAAGTGTTACAAGAACGGTGTAAGTAGCCCGGTACACGGGACATGACAGAGACTTGAATTCAATGTACATCACAATCGGAACCGCATACCTACATTTGTATGCATTTAAGTTGATGAGTTAAACATTGTACAGACTCTGAAACTCCTTTTCTTCATCAGGGAAGCAAGATGCATGATGTAGATACAGTTACCATGGACCGTCCATGATCGAGACGTGTAATAAACCGAAATTAGAATGAAGTTGGTAGGGTTGATCATTCAATTTGGGTAGATGGATTGCATAATGTTGAGCTTGAATCAGCGATAAGATGGAACCGGTCCATCTAAAACGAAGGCGTAAGAAGAAGGCCACTAACAAATTTTGAAGGCGAGGGACGACAAGAAATAAGCCGTTGCAACCTTACCATTTTAACTATCTTATTACAGCCATTATTATAAAAAGCGAAAATCGACATTTTTCGGTATAGCTATAGCAACCTTTTAGTGATTAATCGGATAATCGGTGATTAATCGGATTGATTAATCGGAGCATTAATTGAAtgtatttaataaaatataaaaataattaatttattaaattaaatatataaatttaagaAAAAAGTGCAGTGATTAATCAGATTATAAAATCGAATCGGCAGAAAATATTGAAATGATTAATCGGGGTGATTAATTAGTAAAATCGGTGATTTTTAGAACAGATAATTTACGGCTCAAGTGATTAGATGGTTTTAGTTCATTGCGAAGGGTCTGACACTCTCATCTCATAAAATTGCTTCTGGATTGGATTTGCGCACGGAAGTTATGCAGAGTTGACGCCGAGTTACTGAGTCTGAGCTGAGTATCCCAACTTCGTTCTCAAAACTTATCGTGAATAAGGTAGTCTGACATTTGTCACATTTTAATTTGTGGACGAATATGAATGTACGTGGGATTccattttattattaaaaaaattattaagtATTACTCTTTCACGTTAGTATTTGAACGATTTTGATAACCGTTTCGCAGACTCTAGCATTGTGCGGCTGTTGGTTGGTTGTTTGGGTTGGTTTTAGTTCGGTGCAATTTGAAATCGGTTTGTAGGCCCAATGGGCTTCCGCAAACTTTGTAGCTTTTTTTTATTATCTTTCGTTTTGCCAGTAACTTATAAATGAAGCCCATATAGCATTAGTCTCTGGACTCTGGCCAGTATAAATCATTtctaaaattttaatattttgtatGCTCTCCTCTAATTTTGTTTTTGATTTGAATTTTTCTTTTATCGTAGGTAAACcacagccgctacccttcgggtgcgtactgggtaaaccctacgggctcacgcaatagcctgcaaaccacgtgaaccaagtaAATCGCATTTAAGTGACATGTTCTGGCTCAGGaagcataatcataaattctcctcttgtgtgattcgaacatgtgaccaagcTTCGCCATCGTAGAGCGGTCGATGATAG is a genomic window containing:
- the LOC141700383 gene encoding phosphatidylcholine:diacylglycerol cholinephosphotransferase 1, translated to MNGTHSIHLRHTSANTCTLLNQGGDTNTMKKINVTTNVVNTSRVGNFFRNASFMKWGTEDLLSLLKYHPLPCVLALCLFFFMGVEYTLRMIPYSSPPFDLGFVVTVPFHRFLAHSPVLNNILAGLNTVFVFMQTSYILWTWLVEGRPRATIATLFMFTFRGILGYSTQLPLPQDFLGSGADFPVGNVSFFLFYSGHVAASVIASLDMRRMQRWESAWAFDALNVLQFVRLLSTRGHYTIDLVVGVGAGMLFDTIAANYLESKKLKSHSFSAAK